The following are from one region of the Eubacterium sp. MSJ-33 genome:
- a CDS encoding metal-sensing transcriptional repressor, protein MEEKKEEKNCPCCSGKHKERQEKEKKDLMNRLKRIEGQVRGIENMLEKDAYCTDVLIQVSAVTSALNSFNKVLLANHVKTCVADNIRQGNDEVIDELVKLLQKLMK, encoded by the coding sequence ATGGAAGAAAAGAAAGAAGAAAAGAATTGTCCTTGCTGTTCTGGGAAACATAAAGAACGACAGGAAAAAGAAAAAAAAGATCTGATGAATCGTCTGAAGCGGATCGAAGGACAGGTGCGTGGCATCGAGAATATGCTGGAGAAGGATGCATATTGTACGGATGTATTGATACAGGTGTCTGCGGTTACATCCGCACTCAACAGTTTCAATAAGGTACTGCTTGCGAATCACGTAAAAACCTGTGTGGCAGATAACATCCGTCAGGGAAACGATGAAGTGATCGACGAGTTAGTAAAATTACTACAAAAGTTAATGAAGTGA
- a CDS encoding heavy-metal-associated domain-containing protein has product MEQIIAKIDGMMCGMCESHMNDMVRNNFKVKKVSSSHAKKETVIVAEEGFDDAKFTEEVEKLGYKVLGIEHQPYEKKGLFHRK; this is encoded by the coding sequence ATGGAACAGATTATTGCAAAAATCGATGGTATGATGTGTGGTATGTGCGAGTCGCATATGAATGACATGGTAAGAAATAATTTCAAGGTGAAGAAAGTCAGTTCTTCCCATGCGAAGAAAGAGACTGTAATCGTAGCAGAGGAAGGCTTCGATGATGCAAAATTCACAGAAGAAGTCGAGAAGCTTGGCTACAAGGTGCTTGGCATCGAACATCAGCCGTATGAGAAGAAAGGGCTATTTCACAGAAAATAG
- a CDS encoding aminopeptidase — protein sequence MKRKNAWTTYNKKQLDELDKLCKNYLKFLDKGKTERECVKQIVKQAEEKGYVNLADITKDKGAIKAGDKVYSVCMDKTVALFQIGKKKLEKGMNILGAHIDSPRMDVKQNPLYENEEFAYLDTHYYGGIKKYQWVTLPLALHGVVVKKDGTVIPVNVGEDKNDPVFCVTDLLIHLAGEQMEKKANKVIEGENLDVLVGSKPLEGKEKDAVKEGILEILKNKYDMTEEDFMSAEIEVVPAGHAREAGLDHSMIMSYGQDDRVCAYTSLAAMLEVDGVEKTTCCLLTDKEEIGSVGATGMQSRFFENSVAELMDAMGEFSELSLRRCLANSSMLSSDVNAAFDPLFASAFEKNNASYFGRGVVFSKFTGSRGKSGSNDANAEYIARIRKMMDKNEVCFQTAELGKVDVGGGGTIAYILSLYGMEVIDCGVAVLNMHAPWEITSKADVYEAYKCYKVFLKEA from the coding sequence ATGAAACGTAAAAATGCATGGACAACATACAATAAAAAGCAGTTAGATGAGTTGGATAAGCTTTGCAAGAATTATCTGAAGTTTCTGGATAAAGGAAAAACCGAGCGTGAGTGCGTAAAGCAGATTGTGAAACAGGCAGAAGAAAAAGGCTATGTGAATCTGGCAGATATTACGAAGGATAAGGGGGCCATCAAAGCAGGCGATAAAGTATATAGTGTCTGCATGGATAAGACAGTTGCGCTATTCCAGATAGGAAAGAAGAAGCTTGAAAAGGGTATGAATATCTTGGGCGCGCATATCGATTCGCCTCGTATGGATGTCAAACAGAATCCATTATATGAGAATGAAGAATTTGCCTATCTTGATACTCATTACTATGGAGGCATCAAAAAGTATCAGTGGGTAACATTGCCGCTCGCCTTGCATGGTGTTGTTGTAAAGAAAGATGGAACGGTGATTCCGGTTAATGTCGGTGAAGATAAGAATGATCCTGTATTCTGTGTGACGGATCTGTTGATTCATCTTGCCGGTGAACAGATGGAGAAAAAGGCAAACAAGGTAATTGAGGGAGAAAACTTAGATGTTCTTGTCGGAAGTAAGCCGCTCGAAGGGAAAGAAAAGGATGCAGTCAAAGAGGGTATCCTTGAAATTCTGAAAAACAAATATGATATGACAGAAGAGGATTTCATGTCTGCGGAGATTGAAGTTGTTCCAGCCGGACATGCGCGGGAAGCAGGTCTGGATCACAGTATGATTATGTCGTACGGACAGGATGACCGTGTCTGTGCATATACTTCTCTGGCAGCGATGCTTGAGGTGGATGGAGTGGAAAAGACAACCTGTTGCCTGCTTACTGACAAAGAGGAGATCGGAAGCGTTGGTGCGACAGGTATGCAGTCTCGTTTTTTTGAGAATTCCGTGGCAGAGCTGATGGATGCGATGGGAGAGTTCAGTGAGCTGTCTCTTCGTAGATGTTTGGCAAATTCCAGCATGCTTTCTTCCGATGTAAATGCTGCGTTTGATCCGCTTTTTGCAAGTGCATTTGAGAAGAACAATGCGTCTTATTTTGGACGTGGAGTTGTATTCAGCAAATTTACAGGCTCCAGAGGAAAGTCGGGAAGTAACGATGCAAACGCAGAATACATTGCCCGTATTCGCAAGATGATGGATAAAAATGAAGTATGTTTCCAGACGGCAGAGCTTGGAAAGGTTGATGTCGGTGGAGGCGGAACAATCGCGTATATCCTGTCTCTGTACGGCATGGAAGTCATCGATTGTGGCGTTGCAGTTTTGAATATGCATGCACCTTGGGAGATCACATCAAAGGCAGATGTCTATGAGGCATATAAGTGCTACAAAGTATTCTTAAAAGAAGCGTAA
- a CDS encoding heavy metal translocating P-type ATPase, with product MEQYKVKGMSCAACSARVEKAVSAVDGVTNCTVSLLTNSMSVEGTADAATIIRAVEKTGYKASKMKAGKQSGGAADEEDALKDTETPLMRKRLIASVVLLIPLMYVSMGHMMWNWPLPPFFEGNHVAMGLVQLLFTITIMVVNQKFFVNGFKGLIHRAPNMDTLVALGSAASFIYSVYALFAMTDAVVKEQETQVMHYMHEFYFESAAMILTLITVGKMLEAKSKGRTTDALKGLMKLAPKTAVLVKDGVELTVPIEQLHIGDLFAVRPGENIPVDGFVKEGSSAVNESALTGESIPADKNPGDPVSAATLNQSGYLLCEATRVGEDTTLSQIIHMVSDAAATKAPIAKVADKVSGVFVPVVIGIAIVTFIIWMLVGRPVGYSLARAISVLVISCPCALGLATPVAIMVGNGVGAKHGILFKTAVSLEETGKVQIVALDKTGTITKGEPRVTDIYPVGCKESYLMHAAYALEQKSEHPLAKAIIAWGDVNNQTEAGVEEFQAVSGNGLMGVRNGKRLQGGNWKYISGQIKIAKEEEAELCKQADVYATEGKTPLFFAEDGKILGMVAVADVMKEDSPEAIAELKNMGIHVVMLTGDNEQTAQAIGRQAGVDEVIAGVLPDGKEAVITNLQKKGKVAMVGDGVNDAPALTRADMGIAIGAGTDIAIDAADVVLMKSRLLDVPAAIRLSRATLRNIHENLFWAFIYNIIGIPLAAGAWIHLFGWTLNPMFGAAAMSLSSFCVVTNALRLNLFKFGKKQRETA from the coding sequence ATGGAACAATATAAAGTGAAGGGTATGAGCTGCGCCGCCTGCAGCGCGCGTGTCGAGAAAGCAGTTTCTGCGGTGGACGGCGTGACAAATTGTACCGTGAGCCTGCTTACCAATTCGATGAGTGTGGAAGGAACGGCAGATGCAGCGACGATCATCCGGGCGGTCGAAAAAACCGGCTATAAAGCATCGAAGATGAAAGCCGGAAAGCAGTCCGGCGGTGCGGCAGATGAGGAAGATGCACTGAAAGATACGGAGACACCGTTGATGCGGAAACGTCTGATTGCATCGGTAGTTTTGCTGATTCCGCTCATGTATGTGTCGATGGGACATATGATGTGGAACTGGCCTCTGCCGCCGTTCTTCGAGGGCAATCACGTAGCGATGGGTCTTGTACAGCTTCTGTTTACGATTACGATTATGGTCGTAAACCAGAAGTTCTTCGTAAATGGATTCAAGGGACTTATACACCGGGCACCGAATATGGATACGCTTGTGGCACTTGGCTCTGCTGCATCGTTTATCTACAGTGTGTATGCACTGTTTGCAATGACCGATGCGGTTGTCAAAGAGCAGGAGACACAAGTCATGCACTATATGCATGAGTTTTACTTTGAATCCGCGGCGATGATTCTCACACTCATTACCGTAGGTAAGATGCTCGAAGCAAAATCAAAGGGCAGGACGACCGATGCATTAAAGGGCTTGATGAAACTTGCACCGAAGACAGCAGTTTTAGTGAAGGACGGTGTTGAGCTGACCGTGCCGATCGAGCAGCTCCATATCGGAGATTTGTTTGCGGTCCGTCCGGGCGAGAATATTCCAGTGGATGGATTCGTCAAAGAAGGAAGCAGTGCGGTCAATGAATCCGCACTGACCGGTGAGAGTATCCCGGCCGATAAGAATCCGGGCGATCCGGTATCCGCTGCAACACTCAACCAGTCCGGATATCTGCTCTGTGAGGCAACCCGTGTCGGTGAGGATACGACGCTGTCACAGATTATTCACATGGTAAGTGACGCGGCGGCAACAAAAGCACCGATTGCGAAGGTTGCAGATAAGGTATCCGGCGTATTTGTACCGGTCGTGATCGGTATCGCCATCGTGACATTTATAATCTGGATGCTTGTAGGAAGACCGGTAGGATACTCGCTTGCAAGAGCAATTTCGGTTCTGGTTATCAGTTGTCCGTGTGCACTCGGACTTGCGACTCCGGTTGCCATCATGGTCGGAAATGGTGTGGGTGCAAAGCATGGGATTTTATTTAAGACAGCTGTTTCTCTGGAGGAGACAGGAAAGGTACAAATCGTGGCACTCGATAAGACCGGTACGATCACAAAGGGCGAACCACGTGTAACGGATATCTATCCGGTTGGCTGTAAGGAATCCTATCTGATGCATGCCGCATATGCATTGGAACAAAAAAGTGAGCATCCGCTTGCGAAGGCGATCATCGCATGGGGCGATGTGAATAACCAGACAGAAGCAGGTGTCGAGGAATTTCAGGCAGTTTCCGGAAATGGTCTGATGGGCGTCCGGAATGGAAAACGTCTGCAGGGTGGAAACTGGAAGTATATTTCCGGGCAGATCAAGATAGCAAAAGAGGAAGAAGCTGAGCTTTGTAAGCAGGCAGATGTCTATGCAACCGAAGGAAAGACACCGTTATTTTTTGCAGAGGATGGAAAAATCCTTGGAATGGTGGCAGTTGCCGATGTGATGAAGGAGGACAGCCCGGAAGCAATCGCGGAGCTTAAAAATATGGGAATCCATGTTGTCATGCTGACCGGTGATAACGAGCAGACCGCACAGGCAATCGGCAGACAGGCAGGCGTGGATGAAGTGATCGCAGGCGTGCTTCCGGATGGTAAGGAGGCTGTGATTACCAATCTGCAGAAGAAAGGAAAGGTTGCGATGGTCGGCGATGGCGTGAACGATGCTCCGGCACTCACACGTGCAGATATGGGTATCGCAATCGGAGCCGGAACGGATATTGCTATTGACGCGGCAGATGTTGTACTGATGAAGAGTAGGCTTCTCGATGTGCCGGCAGCAATCCGGCTTAGCAGGGCAACCTTACGAAATATCCATGAGAACCTTTTTTGGGCATTTATTTACAATATTATAGGAATCCCGCTTGCAGCAGGTGCGTGGATTCATTTATTTGGCTGGACATTGAATCCGATGTTCGGTGCAGCAGCGATGAGTCTGTCAAGCTTTTGTGTTGTGACCAATGCACTTCGTCTGAATCTGTTCAAATTCGGAAAGAAGCAGCGGGAGACAGCATAG
- the thiS gene encoding sulfur carrier protein ThiS produces MNIVLAGNTKPVAEGITVAGLIAQEQLETPEHVKVAVNDEFVEPEQFSTTRLQDGDVVEFLTFMGGGCR; encoded by the coding sequence ATGAATATAGTATTAGCTGGAAATACGAAGCCGGTTGCAGAAGGGATAACGGTAGCCGGATTGATCGCGCAGGAACAGTTAGAAACACCGGAACATGTAAAGGTTGCGGTGAACGATGAATTTGTCGAACCGGAACAGTTTTCAACAACGAGATTGCAGGATGGAGACGTGGTGGAATTTCTGACATTTATGGGCGGCGGATGCAGATAG
- the bioB gene encoding biotin synthase BioB: MLELANEIIDGRRITKDDDLSIFLTCDLDELREGADKIREYFIGEDVDLCSIINGRSGRCPEDCKFCAQSAHNHTNCEIYDFLDEEKIMEACRFNEEHGVHRFSIVTSGRALTGEEFEKAIHAFERMHKECKIDLCASMGFLTPEQLHRLHEAGVTSYHHNIETSRRNFPNICTTHTYDQKIETLKAVKAEGMCPCSGGIIGMGETWEDRLSMAVDLAEAGVESIPINALMPIKGTPLEDRESLTEDDILRTIAFFRYINPEANIRLAAGRALLTNDGEIAFQSGASATITGDMLTTVACATIASDKEMLAKLGRNATPAYENEK; the protein is encoded by the coding sequence ATGCTAGAACTTGCAAATGAGATTATAGATGGTAGAAGAATCACAAAGGACGATGATCTGTCGATATTCCTGACATGTGATCTGGATGAGCTGCGGGAAGGTGCAGATAAGATCCGGGAATATTTTATCGGCGAAGATGTAGACTTATGCTCGATTATCAATGGCCGGAGCGGAAGATGTCCGGAAGATTGCAAGTTCTGTGCACAGTCCGCTCACAATCATACCAATTGTGAGATATATGATTTCTTAGATGAAGAGAAGATTATGGAGGCGTGCCGTTTTAACGAGGAACATGGGGTACACCGGTTCTCGATCGTGACAAGTGGACGTGCACTTACCGGGGAAGAATTCGAGAAGGCAATCCATGCATTTGAGCGGATGCATAAGGAATGTAAGATTGACCTTTGCGCGTCTATGGGATTTTTGACACCGGAGCAGCTGCACCGTCTGCATGAGGCAGGGGTGACAAGCTACCATCATAATATTGAGACTTCGAGAAGAAACTTTCCAAATATCTGTACTACACATACTTATGATCAGAAGATCGAGACGTTAAAGGCGGTCAAGGCAGAGGGTATGTGTCCTTGCTCCGGTGGTATCATCGGCATGGGTGAGACTTGGGAGGATCGTCTGAGCATGGCAGTGGATCTGGCAGAAGCAGGTGTAGAGTCTATCCCAATCAATGCACTGATGCCAATCAAGGGAACACCGCTTGAAGACCGGGAGTCTCTTACCGAGGATGATATTCTTCGTACAATTGCATTCTTCCGATATATAAACCCGGAGGCAAATATCCGTCTGGCAGCCGGACGTGCACTCTTGACAAACGATGGTGAGATTGCATTCCAGTCCGGTGCATCTGCGACAATCACAGGTGACATGCTGACAACCGTTGCCTGCGCAACAATCGCAAGCGACAAGGAAATGCTGGCAAAGCTTGGAAGAAATGCAACCCCGGCATATGAAAATGAGAAATAG
- a CDS encoding two-component regulator propeller domain-containing protein has protein sequence MMKKKQNNHKLAAEIMAFLMVCLFLLSSFVSTVPVFAKDSFLSGYMQSVYNQKSGIGSNEINCLYQSSSGYIWAGTDGGLYRTNGSGFQSIDLWDTDRTDLYSINCMLQDQDGRMWIGTDNYGLFYIEDGQNHHLQEEYYNGDKTILSIVEGQDGTVYVACTSGLFVIEKAAQNRTDSSSFCMKGYSDETIASKEFRGMAAKDDEIWALASDGKIYVFNQDGIKHEITLRDETVEAWETIKVCGDSVYVGSNGRDIRVFQSAASKRNLVAGVEGINNFMQDAAGRLWVCADNGYGYFDTQWNFVHVNDSQIDTYISDMIQDYEGNYWIASSRVGLLLLTKSKFSDYNMAVGMPEGMVNAVYDYRGKKYIATDEGLYIYNGKGEQEVNELTDLLSGISIRHIAGDQSGSLWISTNRKYGVVRYDANGTITSYGRSEGLPGMAVNCTLPMKNGKIAVATTEGLAMLDKAGENTQVYHSGEDLPEVNILALFETEEGDLLLGTDGEGIYNLPADKSTFEHYNTEDGLNSDVISCFAQGKQGVWIGTDSGICFYNETFRAISNVEYSNSIYDIEIARGSVWMIGSKGILRSSEDELLGSNGVSGRYFATGDGLTKTINTTGNACMDTRGKLYICCNEGISVLDTENIWYNEVKPIIKVTRIDIDGTSYEFDDLNEGLAIKKDASKITIEFAVFSYTNRGNMKVQYRLEGFESNPTELYGDDVLQAVYTNLDGGVYTFTVSAYNGDGTACAEPLSFVIEKEKSILENPITRTLLLFCILVIFLLLVLTVIRVRRMLKTKTSALEKLSKEHEEAVKTSTAKNDYLANMSNEIKTPIHAMMVKADELLHMVDKDSPYRKDIRGIYDIGNDILASVDDMILLAKLESGRFELEESNYAISDLAADISEFALQELADKDKSVKFFVELGEDVADNLIGDVDKIRNILLRLIDNAIRYTKQGSITLSVDSYEYTDHSHQDILNVVFTIADTGIGIQEERLDTLFELYENEDAIKGSAYTGHGVGLAIAKGYAEILHADLTVESVYGAGSTFVLSLNQRPAVKLSSGQVVSKIEDTVSKEDAEKLWLPEVSALLVDDEEVSIEVGRKVLTSFDMKLDVATSGLSAIDMVLNHEYDVVFMDLSMPIMNGLEAMKEIRELDGIQYAMLPIIALDSDAIEGNRGSHISEGFTDSIVKPIEPRRVAAILKDCLPGDKLLERSDDIKLLIEGSRFREGLLRLQESLDVEEAIQRIGGSIEVYNKLIQAFYSQNKDVAGTLAEKSTRDIRAFKTKIHSIRTLSNSIGAYELARYAAKMETSINVGKREQLKQNLRGFIDELVYLLLILEDYERFVDEVSGMTDEEYAAKMTKQSDKSVEDSSEEKSVPEDLTIIPIALLEEIVAEAESNDFESAKKQLERIMQYGYDGDNLEFLQALSEVVVAENVDAVKELVNTYKDLKL, from the coding sequence ATGATGAAAAAGAAACAAAACAATCATAAATTGGCAGCAGAAATTATGGCATTCCTTATGGTATGCCTTTTTCTGCTGTCTTCTTTTGTAAGTACAGTTCCGGTTTTTGCAAAGGATTCATTTCTTTCGGGTTATATGCAATCCGTCTATAATCAGAAATCCGGAATCGGAAGCAATGAAATAAATTGTCTGTATCAGTCTTCTTCCGGATATATATGGGCAGGTACTGATGGCGGACTGTATCGAACCAATGGATCTGGTTTCCAGAGTATTGATCTGTGGGATACAGATCGTACAGACTTGTATTCTATTAATTGTATGCTTCAGGATCAGGATGGGCGAATGTGGATCGGTACAGATAATTATGGCCTGTTTTATATTGAAGACGGTCAGAACCATCATCTGCAGGAAGAATATTATAATGGAGATAAGACAATTTTATCGATTGTGGAAGGTCAGGATGGAACGGTATATGTAGCGTGTACAAGTGGACTTTTCGTGATAGAAAAGGCAGCACAGAATCGTACGGATTCATCGTCTTTTTGTATGAAAGGATATAGTGATGAAACGATTGCAAGTAAAGAGTTTCGTGGGATGGCTGCCAAGGATGATGAAATTTGGGCGCTTGCAAGTGATGGAAAAATATATGTCTTTAACCAGGATGGTATAAAGCATGAAATCACATTAAGGGATGAGACGGTAGAAGCGTGGGAGACGATAAAAGTGTGCGGAGATTCCGTATATGTTGGCAGCAATGGACGTGATATCCGGGTATTTCAGAGTGCTGCCAGCAAAAGAAATCTTGTAGCCGGTGTGGAAGGTATAAATAATTTTATGCAGGATGCTGCAGGACGTCTCTGGGTATGTGCCGATAATGGATATGGATATTTTGATACGCAGTGGAATTTTGTGCATGTCAATGACAGTCAGATTGATACTTATATTTCAGATATGATTCAGGATTACGAAGGTAATTACTGGATTGCATCTTCCAGGGTTGGATTGTTGTTACTTACAAAAAGTAAATTTTCTGATTATAACATGGCTGTAGGTATGCCGGAAGGCATGGTGAATGCTGTTTATGATTATCGGGGAAAGAAATATATTGCAACGGACGAAGGTCTGTATATTTACAATGGAAAAGGAGAGCAGGAGGTTAATGAATTAACCGATTTGCTGTCGGGAATCAGTATACGCCATATTGCAGGAGATCAGTCTGGATCTCTGTGGATTTCTACAAATCGAAAATACGGCGTTGTAAGGTATGACGCAAATGGAACGATTACCAGTTATGGACGTTCGGAGGGACTCCCGGGAATGGCGGTCAACTGTACACTTCCAATGAAAAATGGAAAAATTGCGGTTGCAACAACGGAAGGTCTTGCCATGTTGGATAAAGCGGGAGAAAATACACAGGTATATCATAGTGGAGAGGATCTTCCGGAAGTCAATATACTGGCTTTATTCGAAACAGAGGAAGGTGATTTGCTTTTAGGTACCGATGGAGAGGGTATTTATAATCTGCCGGCAGATAAAAGTACATTTGAACACTACAATACGGAAGATGGCTTGAATTCGGACGTAATTTCCTGTTTTGCACAGGGAAAACAGGGTGTCTGGATAGGTACTGACAGTGGTATATGTTTTTATAATGAGACATTTCGTGCAATCAGTAACGTAGAATATTCAAACAGTATATATGATATTGAAATTGCAAGAGGTTCGGTCTGGATGATAGGATCCAAAGGAATTCTTCGGTCTTCCGAGGATGAACTGTTAGGAAGTAATGGTGTATCAGGACGATATTTTGCAACTGGAGATGGACTGACAAAGACAATCAATACAACCGGAAATGCATGTATGGATACAAGGGGAAAACTGTATATATGCTGTAATGAGGGAATCTCTGTTTTAGATACAGAGAATATCTGGTATAACGAAGTAAAACCGATTATCAAGGTAACACGAATTGATATAGATGGAACATCATATGAGTTTGATGATTTGAATGAAGGACTTGCGATAAAAAAAGATGCTTCGAAGATTACGATTGAATTTGCTGTATTCTCATATACAAACCGAGGAAATATGAAGGTACAGTACAGGTTAGAGGGATTCGAGTCAAATCCGACGGAACTGTATGGAGATGATGTTTTACAGGCGGTATATACGAATCTCGATGGTGGAGTGTATACGTTTACGGTCAGCGCGTATAATGGAGATGGAACAGCCTGTGCAGAACCGCTATCTTTTGTGATTGAGAAGGAAAAAAGTATATTGGAAAACCCGATTACAAGAACATTGCTGTTATTTTGCATTCTTGTAATATTCTTACTTTTGGTTCTGACTGTAATCCGGGTTCGAAGAATGCTGAAGACAAAAACCTCAGCGCTTGAGAAATTGTCGAAAGAGCATGAGGAAGCTGTTAAAACCAGTACCGCGAAAAACGATTATCTTGCAAATATGAGTAATGAGATCAAAACGCCAATTCATGCGATGATGGTGAAGGCGGATGAACTTTTGCATATGGTGGATAAGGATTCTCCGTACCGAAAGGATATCCGTGGCATCTATGACATTGGAAATGATATTCTGGCGAGTGTAGATGATATGATTCTTCTTGCTAAGCTGGAGTCCGGGCGATTTGAATTAGAAGAAAGCAATTATGCTATCTCAGATCTGGCAGCGGATATATCAGAGTTTGCATTGCAGGAGTTGGCAGATAAAGATAAATCAGTCAAGTTTTTTGTGGAACTGGGGGAAGATGTAGCAGATAATTTGATCGGTGATGTAGATAAAATACGGAATATTTTACTGAGACTGATCGATAATGCAATTCGGTACACCAAGCAGGGAAGTATTACGCTGTCTGTGGACAGCTACGAGTACACGGATCATTCCCATCAGGATATATTGAATGTTGTATTTACGATTGCGGATACCGGAATTGGAATTCAGGAAGAACGACTGGATACGTTGTTTGAATTGTATGAAAATGAGGATGCGATCAAGGGAAGTGCATATACCGGCCATGGCGTAGGGCTTGCGATTGCAAAAGGTTATGCAGAGATTCTGCATGCGGATTTGACAGTGGAGAGTGTATATGGAGCCGGATCTACGTTTGTTCTTTCTCTGAATCAGAGACCTGCGGTAAAGTTAAGTAGTGGACAGGTTGTATCTAAGATTGAAGATACCGTGTCGAAGGAAGACGCGGAGAAACTCTGGCTGCCGGAAGTTTCGGCGTTGCTTGTGGATGACGAGGAAGTCAGTATTGAGGTCGGACGAAAAGTACTCACTTCGTTTGATATGAAACTGGATGTAGCCACATCCGGACTCAGTGCAATTGATATGGTTTTAAACCATGAGTATGATGTGGTGTTTATGGATCTTTCTATGCCGATTATGAATGGATTAGAAGCAATGAAGGAAATACGGGAACTGGATGGTATTCAGTATGCGATGCTCCCGATTATTGCGCTGGATTCGGATGCCATCGAGGGAAATCGGGGCAGTCATATCTCAGAAGGATTTACAGACAGTATTGTAAAACCGATTGAACCGCGACGCGTAGCCGCAATATTAAAAGATTGTCTGCCGGGGGATAAATTGCTGGAACGTTCGGATGATATTAAGCTTCTGATCGAGGGCTCACGATTCCGCGAAGGACTTCTAAGATTGCAGGAATCCTTAGATGTGGAAGAGGCGATACAGCGTATTGGTGGTAGTATTGAGGTATATAATAAGCTGATACAGGCATTTTATTCGCAGAACAAAGATGTGGCGGGTACGCTTGCGGAGAAATCCACGAGAGATATCCGTGCATTCAAGACAAAGATTCACTCTATTCGAACTTTGTCAAACAGCATTGGTGCGTATGAGCTTGCCAGATATGCAGCGAAGATGGAAACATCAATTAATGTAGGAAAACGTGAGCAGTTAAAACAGAATCTGCGCGGATTTATTGACGAACTTGTATATCTGCTTTTGATTCTGGAAGATTATGAACGGTTTGTCGATGAAGTGTCAGGAATGACTGATGAAGAATATGCCGCAAAAATGACAAAGCAAAGTGATAAATCTGTGGAGGATTCGTCGGAAGAAAAATCTGTGCCAGAGGATCTTACGATTATTCCAATTGCTTTGTTGGAAGAGATTGTTGCTGAGGCTGAATCAAACGATTTTGAAAGTGCAAAAAAACAATTAGAACGGATTATGCAATATGGTTATGATGGAGATAATCTGGAGTTTTTACAGGCTCTTTCAGAAGTTGTTGTGGCAGAAAATGTGGATGCTGTTAAAGAACTTGTTAACACATACAAGGATTTGAAATTATAG
- a CDS encoding ATP-binding protein: MYDISPEELKDYSAYTIVDIRDDMSYAYGHLPDAISVPQAELSTYIDEWKDTGKVLIYCKRGEASADAVLMLREEGVEAYNLKGGYMAWLLLAMQEPVEQTDVDFAKDVEESIRKRFRKKIWCKFTKAINEYELVKPGDNIAVCISGGKDSMLMAKLFQELKRHNKFPFGVQFLVMDPGYSPENRQVIETNAKNLNIPITIFESDIFESVFHVEKSPCYLCARMRRGHLYSQAKALGCNKIALGHHYDDVIETILMGMLYGAQVQTMMPKLHSTNFEGMELIRPLYLVREDDIKAWRDANHLHFIQCACKFTDTCSSCDKDGQSNSKRLEVKKLIHELAKTNPFVEGNIFKSVENVNLSTVIAYKENGVKHHFLDDYDKE; encoded by the coding sequence ATGTATGATATTTCACCAGAGGAATTAAAAGATTATAGTGCATATACGATTGTGGATATCAGGGATGATATGTCATATGCATACGGACATCTGCCGGATGCAATCTCTGTGCCGCAGGCAGAGCTTTCCACGTATATCGATGAGTGGAAGGACACAGGGAAGGTACTGATCTATTGTAAACGCGGAGAAGCAAGCGCAGATGCGGTGTTGATGCTGCGGGAAGAGGGAGTAGAAGCTTATAATTTAAAGGGCGGCTATATGGCATGGCTGTTGCTTGCCATGCAGGAACCGGTGGAACAGACAGATGTGGATTTTGCAAAGGATGTAGAGGAAAGCATACGAAAGCGGTTCCGGAAGAAAATCTGGTGTAAGTTCACGAAAGCAATCAATGAATATGAACTTGTGAAACCAGGTGATAACATTGCGGTATGTATCTCCGGAGGGAAGGATTCAATGTTGATGGCGAAGCTGTTTCAGGAGCTGAAACGGCATAATAAGTTTCCGTTTGGCGTACAGTTTCTTGTGATGGATCCGGGGTATAGTCCTGAAAACCGGCAGGTGATTGAGACAAATGCGAAGAACCTGAATATTCCAATCACGATATTTGAGTCGGATATATTCGAGTCGGTCTTTCATGTGGAGAAATCGCCTTGTTATCTGTGTGCGCGTATGCGGCGTGGCCATCTGTACAGTCAGGCGAAGGCACTTGGCTGTAACAAGATTGCTCTGGGACATCATTATGATGACGTGATTGAGACAATCCTGATGGGAATGTTATATGGAGCACAGGTGCAGACGATGATGCCGAAGCTCCATAGCACAAACTTTGAGGGCATGGAGCTGATCCGCCCGCTGTACCTTGTGCGTGAGGATGATATCAAGGCATGGCGCGATGCGAACCATCTGCATTTTATCCAGTGTGCCTGCAAATTTACAGATACCTGTTCTTCGTGTGATAAGGATGGACAGAGCAATTCCAAACGTCTGGAGGTAAAGAAACTGATCCATGAGCTTGCAAAGACGAATCCGTTTGTGGAAGGAAACATCTTCAAGAGCGTGGAAAATGTGAACCTGAGTACGGTGATCGCATACAAGGAAAATGGTGTGAAGCATCATTTCTTAGATGACTATGACAAAGAGTGA